In Zingiber officinale cultivar Zhangliang chromosome 3B, Zo_v1.1, whole genome shotgun sequence, a single window of DNA contains:
- the LOC121968431 gene encoding heavy metal-associated isoprenylated plant protein 44-like codes for MGRALNTLLSVFFSGDHRNTYCYHNTINGGNNSYYYYTEGTRMIDRNKTTKGKSVSLQTVELKVRMCCTGCERVVKQALMKLRGVDSVDVEVEMEKVTVTGYVERGKVLKQVRRSGKKAEFWPNPEPPLYYTTAKNYFHDEDAYRDSYNYRKHGYNGDRHGRAPEAYRGDDRVGNLFNDDDVNACSVM; via the exons ATGGGAAGAGCCTTGAACACTCTGCTCTCcgtcttcttctccggcgaccacCGGAACACCTACTGCTACCACAACACCATCAACGGCGGCAACAACTCCTACTACTACTACACAGAGGGCACGAGGATGATCGACAGGAATAAGACGACCAAGGGAAAGTCTGTGTCTCTGCAG ACGGTGGAGCTGAAGGTGAGGATGTGCTGCACAGGGTGCGAGAGGGTCGTGAAACAGGCCCTCATGAAGCTTCGAGGGGTGGATTCGGTGGATGTGGAGGTGGAGATGGAGAAGGTGACAGTGACGGGGTACGTGGAGCGGGGGAAGGTGCTGAAGCAGGTGAGGCGGAGCGGGAAGAAGGCGGAGTTCTGGCCCAACCCGGAGCCGCCGCTCTACTACACGACGGCGAAGAACTACTTCCATGACGAGGACGCCTACCGGGACAGCTACAACTACCGGAAGCACGGATACAACGGCGACCGTCATGGAAGGGCGCCGGAGGCCTACCGCGGCGACGACCGCGTCGGCAACCTGTTCAACGACGACGACGTCAACGCCTGCAGCGTCATGTGA